A single genomic interval of Streptomyces graminofaciens harbors:
- a CDS encoding lysine N(6)-hydroxylase/L-ornithine N(5)-oxygenase family protein, giving the protein MTALPEPAVKTHDFIGIGLGPFNLGLACLTEPIAELDGIFLDSKPAFEWHSGMFLDGAHLQTPFMSDLVTLADPTSPYSFLNYLKDSGRLYSFYIRENFYPLRVEYDDYCRWAANRLSNVRFDTTVTEVTYEDDVYLVRTEAGDVLRARHLVLGTGTPPHIPGAAQGLGGDFIHNSRYVQHKAELQKKDSITLVGSGQSAAEIYYDLLSEIDVHGYRLNWVTRSPRFFPLEYTKLTLEMTSPEYIDYFRELPEATRYRLTAQQKGLFKGIDGDLINEIFDLLYQKSLGGPLPTRLLTNSALTSVSHENGTYTLGLRQEEQEKDYEISSQGLILATGYKYTEPEFLRPVRSRLRYDSQGNFDVARNYAIDTTGRGIFLQNAGVHAHSVTSPDLGMGPYRNSYIIRELLGTEYYPVEKTIAFQEFAV; this is encoded by the coding sequence TTGACCGCGCTTCCTGAACCCGCCGTGAAAACGCACGACTTCATCGGCATCGGACTGGGACCCTTCAACCTCGGCCTCGCCTGCCTCACCGAGCCCATCGCCGAGCTCGACGGGATCTTTTTGGACTCGAAGCCGGCCTTCGAGTGGCACTCGGGGATGTTCCTCGACGGCGCCCACCTCCAGACCCCGTTCATGTCCGACCTGGTCACCCTCGCCGACCCGACCTCCCCGTACTCCTTCCTCAACTACCTGAAGGACTCGGGCCGCCTGTACTCGTTCTACATCCGCGAGAACTTCTACCCCCTGCGGGTCGAGTACGACGACTACTGCCGCTGGGCCGCGAACCGGCTGAGCAACGTCCGCTTCGACACGACGGTGACGGAGGTGACGTACGAGGACGACGTGTACCTCGTACGCACCGAGGCCGGTGACGTGCTCCGCGCCCGCCACCTCGTCCTCGGCACCGGCACGCCGCCGCACATACCGGGGGCCGCGCAGGGTCTGGGCGGCGACTTCATCCACAACTCCCGCTATGTGCAGCACAAGGCGGAGCTGCAGAAGAAGGACTCGATCACGCTGGTCGGCAGCGGCCAGTCCGCCGCCGAGATCTACTACGACCTGCTCAGCGAGATCGACGTCCACGGCTACCGGCTGAACTGGGTCACCCGCTCCCCGCGCTTCTTCCCCCTCGAATACACCAAGCTCACGCTGGAGATGACCTCCCCGGAGTACATCGACTACTTCCGCGAGCTGCCGGAGGCCACGCGCTACCGGCTCACGGCCCAGCAGAAGGGCCTGTTCAAGGGCATCGACGGAGACCTCATCAACGAGATCTTCGACCTCCTCTACCAGAAGAGCCTCGGCGGCCCGCTCCCCACGCGCCTGCTCACCAACTCCGCGCTGACCAGCGTGAGCCACGAGAACGGCACCTACACGCTGGGCCTGCGCCAGGAGGAGCAGGAGAAGGACTACGAGATCAGCTCGCAGGGCCTGATCCTGGCGACCGGCTACAAGTACACCGAGCCGGAGTTCCTGCGGCCGGTGAGAAGCCGCCTCCGCTACGACTCCCAGGGCAACTTCGACGTGGCCCGCAACTACGCCATCGACACCACCGGCCGCGGGATCTTCCTGCAGAACGCGGGCGTCCACGCGCACAGCGTCACCTCGCCCGACCTGGGCATGGGCCCGTACCGGAACTCGTACATCATCCGCGAGCTGCTCGGCACCGAGTACTACCCGGTCGAGAAGACGATCGCGTTCCAGGAGTTCGCCGTATGA
- a CDS encoding IucA/IucC family protein, giving the protein MTLSDAVAHLSPHHWARANRLLIRKALAEFAHERLITPEATADGRFEVRSDDGSTRYGFTAVRRALDHWQVDADSISRQRDGVDLPLAALDFFIELKRSLGLSDEILPVYLEEISSTLAGTCYKLTKPQTPVSDLVDSGFQAIETGMTEGHPCFVANNGRLGFGVHEYLSYAPETASPVRLVWLAAHRSRAAFTAGVGIEYEAFLRDELGAETVTRFNSVLTELELNPADYLFIPVHPWQWWNKLTVTFAAEVAQRNLVCLGEGDDEYLAQQSIRTFFNSSSPEKHYVKTALSVLNMGFMRGLSAAYMEATPAINDWLAGLIDSDPVLKSTGLSIIRERAAVGYRHLEYEAATDKYSAYRKMLAALWRESPVASLLEGESLATMASLVHVDHEGNGFAAALIERSGLTPTEWLRRYLKAYFTPLLHSFYAYDLVFMPHGENVILVVKDGVVERAIYKDIAEEIAVMDPQAVLPPAVERLRVEVPEDKKLLSIFTDVFDCFFRFLAANLAEEGVLEEDEFWRTVAETVRDYQHSMPELADKFAQYDMFAPEFALSCLNRLQLRNNKQMVDLTDPAGALQLVGTLKNPIAPL; this is encoded by the coding sequence ATGACCCTGTCCGATGCCGTGGCGCATCTGTCCCCCCACCACTGGGCACGGGCCAACCGCCTGCTCATCCGCAAGGCCCTCGCCGAGTTCGCCCATGAGCGGCTCATCACGCCGGAGGCCACCGCCGACGGCCGCTTCGAGGTCCGCAGCGACGACGGCTCGACCCGCTACGGGTTCACCGCCGTCCGGCGCGCCCTCGACCACTGGCAGGTCGACGCCGACTCGATCTCCCGTCAACGAGACGGCGTCGACCTCCCTCTGGCCGCCCTGGACTTCTTCATCGAGCTGAAGCGGTCCCTCGGCCTGAGCGACGAGATCCTCCCGGTCTACCTGGAGGAGATCTCCTCCACCCTGGCCGGCACCTGCTACAAGCTCACCAAGCCGCAGACGCCGGTCTCCGACCTCGTGGACAGCGGCTTCCAGGCGATCGAGACCGGGATGACCGAGGGCCACCCCTGCTTCGTCGCCAACAACGGCCGCCTCGGCTTCGGCGTCCACGAGTACCTGTCGTACGCCCCCGAGACGGCGAGCCCGGTCCGCCTGGTCTGGCTGGCCGCGCACCGCTCACGGGCGGCGTTCACGGCGGGCGTCGGCATCGAGTACGAGGCGTTCCTCCGGGACGAGCTGGGCGCGGAGACGGTCACCCGCTTCAACTCCGTGCTCACCGAACTGGAGCTGAACCCCGCCGACTACCTCTTCATCCCGGTCCACCCCTGGCAGTGGTGGAACAAGCTCACCGTCACCTTCGCCGCCGAGGTCGCCCAGCGGAACCTGGTGTGCCTGGGTGAGGGTGACGACGAGTACCTCGCCCAGCAGTCGATCCGGACCTTCTTCAACAGCTCCAGCCCCGAGAAGCACTACGTGAAGACGGCCCTGTCCGTCCTCAACATGGGCTTCATGCGCGGCCTCTCGGCGGCGTACATGGAGGCGACCCCGGCCATCAACGACTGGCTGGCCGGACTCATCGACAGCGACCCGGTGCTGAAGTCGACGGGCCTGTCGATCATCCGCGAGCGCGCCGCCGTCGGCTACCGCCACCTGGAGTACGAGGCCGCCACCGACAAGTACTCCGCGTACCGCAAGATGCTGGCCGCGTTGTGGCGCGAGAGCCCGGTCGCCTCGCTCCTGGAGGGCGAGTCGCTGGCGACGATGGCCTCGCTGGTCCACGTCGACCACGAGGGCAACGGCTTCGCCGCCGCGCTGATCGAGCGCTCGGGCCTGACCCCGACGGAGTGGCTGCGCCGCTATCTGAAGGCGTACTTCACCCCGCTCCTCCACAGCTTCTACGCCTACGACCTCGTCTTCATGCCGCACGGCGAGAACGTCATCCTCGTCGTGAAGGACGGTGTCGTCGAGCGGGCGATCTACAAGGACATCGCCGAGGAGATCGCGGTCATGGACCCGCAGGCGGTGCTGCCGCCGGCGGTCGAGCGGCTGCGCGTGGAGGTCCCCGAGGACAAGAAGCTCCTGTCGATCTTCACGGACGTCTTCGACTGCTTCTTCCGCTTCCTCGCCGCGAACCTGGCCGAGGAGGGGGTCCTGGAGGAGGACGAGTTCTGGCGCACGGTCGCCGAGACCGTCCGCGACTACCAGCACTCGATGCCCGAACTCGCCGACAAGTTCGCCCAGTACGACATGTTCGCCCCCGAGTTCGCCCTGTCCTGCCTCAACCGCCTCCAGCTCCGCAACAACAAGCAGATGGTGGACCTGACGGACCCGGCGGGCGCCCTGCAACTGGTCGGCACCCTGAAAAACCCGATAGCCCCCCTGTAA
- a CDS encoding GNAT family N-acetyltransferase, with translation MNLTFRPLDPLKDAELLHGWVTHPKAAFWMMQDARLEDVERAYMEIAAHEHHDAFLGLHDGEPAFLMERYDPRYVELVGLYEPEPGDVGMHFLVAPTDRPVHGFTKAVITAVMAELFADPYTRRVVVEPDVTNKAVHALNEVVGFVPEREIDKPEKRALLSFCRREQFFERHSLAARGVAV, from the coding sequence ATGAACCTCACCTTCCGTCCCCTCGACCCCCTCAAGGACGCCGAGCTGCTCCACGGCTGGGTCACGCACCCCAAGGCCGCGTTCTGGATGATGCAGGACGCGAGACTGGAGGACGTCGAGCGGGCCTATATGGAGATCGCGGCGCACGAGCACCACGACGCGTTCCTCGGTCTGCACGACGGCGAGCCGGCGTTCCTGATGGAGAGGTACGACCCCCGGTACGTCGAGCTGGTCGGCCTGTACGAGCCCGAGCCCGGCGATGTCGGCATGCACTTCCTGGTCGCCCCCACCGACCGCCCCGTCCACGGTTTCACCAAGGCCGTCATCACCGCCGTGATGGCGGAGCTGTTCGCCGATCCGTACACCCGCCGGGTCGTCGTCGAGCCCGATGTCACCAACAAGGCGGTCCACGCCCTCAACGAAGTCGTCGGTTTCGTCCCCGAGCGCGAGATCGACAAGCCGGAGAAGCGCGCGCTGCTCAGCTTCTGCAGGCGAGAGCAGTTCTTCGAAAGGCACAGCCTGGCCGCACGAGGAGTGGCTGTATGA
- a CDS encoding siderophore-interacting protein has product MTTAVAAPFRFFSLQVVRTTRLGPSLVRVSFAGDDLRHFHSDGRDQSLSLFLPHPGQDAPAVPHELGEGWWQGWRELPDDVRAVMRSYTLRALRTDAHGTTTEIDIDFVLHGVEPGAAVPAGPASRWASAAGQGDRVVLLGPAIADNRAIRFRPPEDTDLVLIWGDETALPAASAILESLPAGTPARVWLEVHHAGDVQDLVSAADAHITWLVRDEGAPAALDAIRAARLPPAELPYAWIAGESGRVKELRRHLVRERGIDKRRVTFVGYWREGLTEEQLREQGD; this is encoded by the coding sequence ATGACGACGGCCGTAGCCGCCCCGTTCCGTTTCTTCTCCCTTCAGGTCGTGCGGACGACGCGGCTCGGGCCGTCGCTCGTCCGGGTCTCGTTCGCGGGGGACGACCTGCGGCACTTCCACTCCGACGGCCGGGACCAGTCGCTCTCCCTCTTCCTGCCGCACCCGGGGCAGGACGCCCCGGCCGTGCCCCACGAACTGGGCGAGGGCTGGTGGCAGGGATGGCGTGAACTGCCGGACGACGTACGGGCGGTGATGCGCTCGTACACCCTGCGGGCCCTGCGCACCGACGCCCACGGTACGACCACCGAGATCGACATCGACTTCGTGCTGCACGGCGTGGAGCCGGGCGCCGCCGTGCCCGCCGGACCCGCCTCCCGCTGGGCCTCGGCCGCCGGGCAGGGCGACCGTGTCGTCCTCCTCGGCCCCGCGATCGCCGACAACCGCGCCATCCGTTTCCGTCCGCCCGAGGACACCGACCTGGTGCTGATCTGGGGCGACGAGACGGCCCTGCCCGCCGCCTCCGCGATCCTGGAGTCGCTGCCCGCCGGTACGCCGGCCCGGGTGTGGCTGGAGGTCCACCACGCCGGGGACGTCCAGGACCTGGTCAGCGCGGCCGACGCCCACATCACCTGGCTCGTGCGCGACGAGGGTGCCCCAGCCGCGCTCGACGCGATCCGCGCCGCCCGGCTGCCGCCCGCGGAGCTGCCGTACGCCTGGATCGCCGGTGAGTCCGGGCGGGTCAAGGAGCTGCGCCGGCATCTCGTGCGGGAGCGCGGGATCGACAAGCGGCGGGTGACGTTCGTCGGTTACTGGCGTGAGGGCCTGACCGAGGAGCAGTTGCGGGAGCAGGGCGACTAG
- the desA gene encoding lysine decarboxylase DesA: MRSHLLNDTTAERYRRTVTEGVERVAAKLATTDRPFTGVTVDALSPRIEQIDLDKPLHDTTAVLDELEDVYLRDAIYFHHPRYLAHLNCPVVIPAVLGEAVLSAVNSSLDTWDQSAGGTLIERKLIDWTNERIGFGEAADGVFTSGGSQSNLQALLLAREEAKTDSLAKLRVFASEVSHFSVKKSAKLLGLGQDAVVSIPVDANKRMQTVALARELERCTSAGLVPMAVVATAGTTDFGSIDPLPETAELCAQFGAWMHVDAAYGCGLLASLKRRDLLDGIERADSVTVDYHKSFFQPVSSSAVLVKDAATLRHATYHAEYLNPRRMVQERIPNQVDKSLQTTRRFDALKLWMTLRTMGADGIGRLFDEVCDLAGEGWQLLAADPRYDVVVEPRLSTLVFRYIPETVTDPAEIDRANLYARKALFASGDAVVAGTKVAGRHYLKFTLLNPETTAEDIAAVLDLIAGHAEQYLGESLDRAS, encoded by the coding sequence ATGCGCTCGCACCTGCTCAATGACACGACCGCGGAGCGGTACCGCCGCACCGTGACCGAAGGCGTGGAGCGGGTGGCGGCCAAACTCGCCACCACCGACCGACCGTTCACCGGTGTCACCGTCGACGCCCTCTCCCCCCGCATCGAGCAGATCGACCTCGACAAGCCGCTGCACGACACCACCGCGGTGCTGGACGAGCTGGAGGACGTCTACCTCCGCGACGCGATCTACTTCCACCACCCGCGCTACCTGGCCCACCTCAACTGCCCGGTCGTCATCCCGGCCGTGCTCGGCGAGGCCGTCCTCTCGGCCGTCAACTCCTCCCTCGACACCTGGGACCAGTCGGCCGGCGGCACCCTGATCGAGCGCAAGCTCATCGACTGGACGAACGAGCGCATCGGCTTCGGCGAGGCCGCCGACGGCGTGTTCACCTCCGGCGGCTCACAGTCCAACCTCCAGGCGCTGCTGCTCGCCCGCGAGGAGGCCAAAACCGACTCCCTCGCCAAACTGCGCGTCTTCGCCTCCGAGGTCAGTCACTTCAGCGTCAAGAAGTCGGCGAAACTGCTCGGCCTCGGTCAGGACGCGGTCGTCTCCATCCCCGTCGACGCCAACAAGCGGATGCAGACGGTCGCCCTCGCCCGTGAGCTGGAGCGCTGCACCAGCGCCGGCCTCGTCCCCATGGCCGTCGTCGCCACCGCCGGCACCACCGACTTCGGCTCCATCGACCCGCTGCCCGAGACGGCCGAGCTGTGCGCGCAGTTCGGGGCCTGGATGCATGTCGACGCCGCGTACGGCTGCGGTCTGCTCGCCTCGCTGAAGCGCCGCGACCTCCTCGACGGCATCGAGCGCGCCGACTCCGTCACCGTCGACTACCACAAGTCCTTCTTCCAGCCGGTGAGTTCCTCCGCCGTACTGGTCAAGGACGCCGCCACCCTGCGCCACGCCACCTATCACGCGGAGTACCTCAACCCGCGCCGCATGGTGCAGGAGCGCATCCCCAACCAGGTCGACAAGTCCCTCCAGACCACCCGCCGCTTCGACGCGCTCAAGCTGTGGATGACGCTGCGCACGATGGGCGCCGACGGCATCGGCCGGCTCTTCGACGAGGTCTGCGACCTGGCCGGGGAGGGCTGGCAGCTGCTCGCCGCAGACCCGCGCTACGACGTGGTCGTCGAGCCCCGGCTGTCCACTCTGGTCTTCCGCTACATCCCCGAGACCGTCACCGACCCGGCGGAGATCGACCGCGCCAACCTGTACGCCCGCAAGGCCCTGTTCGCCTCGGGCGACGCGGTGGTCGCGGGCACCAAGGTCGCCGGTCGCCACTATCTGAAGTTCACCCTGCTCAACCCCGAGACCACGGCCGAGGACATCGCCGCCGTACTCGATCTGATCGCCGGCCACGCCGAGCAGTACCTTGGAGAGTCCCTTGACCGCGCTTCCTGA